The nucleotide window TGGGAAGTTCAATGACGATGCCCAGGTCGACTAATAAATTTAACGTGTTGTAGACCGTGGCCATACTGAGGTTAGGTAGTTGCTCAGCCAATGCTGCGAAGATGGTTTCGACAGCTGGATGGTTATGGTGAGTCACCAAGTAAGTTAAGATGATTTGACGTTGCGGGGTCACCCGGACGTGGTGTTCCTTCAGGGTCTGTAGGGCCTGATTTAAAAGTTGTTGCTGACTAGCCAAGGTTTTCCCTCCTTTTTAGAATGAATCTAGTTTGACTCTATTAAACCACATTTTGACGAGAGTGCCAGTGTTCTGCTTACTTTAGAATTATTTGTCATTAAAATGAAATTTTTTAATCATGATCATTTACTTTGGGCGGTCAAAGAGTACAATGGATTTGTTGTTAAGTAATAACGATTCTAAATTACTCAGAAATTGTTTGTTGTCCCAAACTTTTATTTACAACACGTGTTAAGATAGATGGGAACAGTTTGTGTGTAAATTCAGGGGGTAGATATGATGAAAAGAAATAAGAAGCCGGCGACACTGGCCCAACGAATCAATGTTTTACGGGCGAGCGTGATGGGTGCTAACGATGGTATCCTGTCCGTTGCTGGGATCGTTGTGGGGGTTGCTGGGGCGGCCACTAGTAGTTTTGCAATCTTTATTTCTGGCATTGCCGGTATGATTGCTGGTACGGTGTCCATGGCAATGGGGGAGTATGTCTCCGTCAACACGCAAAAGGATGCGCAGCGCAAAGCGATTGAAACGCAGACCGCGGCATTGGACGACGATTATCAAGGTGAGGTTGATTTCATCCGAGAAAAATACATCGCGAGTGGCATCAAGCCGGAATTGGCAACTCAGGCTACTAAGGAAATGATGGCCAATGATCCACTTAAGGCTAGCGTTCGGGAGCGGTTTGGATTTAACGTTGGTGAGTATACCAACCCATTTTCAGCAGCGATTGCTTCCATGATCTCTTTTCCAACTGGGTCAATCTTGCCTTTGGTGTCAATTAGCCTGTTACCAAAAGACTGGCGGATTCTCGGAACGTTTATTGCAGTGGTGATTGCGTTGTCGATTACCGGCTACGTGGCCGCTACGTTGGGGAACGCCAATCGCCGCAACGGGACTATGCGGAACGTAATCGCTGGAATTTTAACGATGCTCGTAACCTACGGCATCGGCCATCTATTTGCCTAGGGGGGTTCGAAGATGGAAGTAAACGAAGAGGTTCACGAAAAAAAACAGAAGAAACAAAAGCAACACCAAACTATGGATGAAAAATTAAACACGTTGCGGGCTGGTGTGCTCGGTTCTAATGATGGGATTCTAACCGTCGTTGGTGTATTGTTCAGTGTTGCCGCTGCCACGACTAACCAATTTACGATTTTTATTGCGGGATTGTCTGACCTACTAGCTTGTGCGTTTTCGATGGCTTCTGGTGAGTACGCTTCGGTTAGTACACAAAAGGACACTGAAAAAGCTGCAGTGGCCAAGGAACAGGCTTTGTTGCAGAGTAACTACGCTGATCAACAGGCTGCTGTTCAAAAGTTCTATGAGGAACGGGGCGTTACGCCCGAAACGTCTTTGGCGATTGCACAGGATCTGATGCACAAGGATGCATTGGCTACGGTGGTCAATGTCAAGGAAGATATTCAGTTGGGGCACTACATGAATCCTTGGGATGCAGCCTTTTCTTCACTGATTGCTGCTTCACTAGGAGGCACGTTCCCACTGGTTGCCATGACACTATTCCCGGCGGCAACGCAATGGCCAGCGACCATTGTGGCCGTGCTGTTATCCGTAACGTTGACGGGATACCTGAGCGCTAAGCTGGGACACGGGTTAGTTAAAACAGCCATTATTCGTAACGTCATTGTCGGTATCATTACGATGTTTATTCACTATTACGTCGGTCAATTCTTCTAATGGAATTCCAGGATTCTTAACATTTTGGCGGGGACGTAGTGTACAATGGGACAAACATCTCTGTGAAAGTGAGGAAACTGGCATGAAGCGCAAAATGAGTTTATTTTCTTTGATCATGTTAACGCTGAGCGCCATCATTGGGTCCGGCTGGCTATTCGGCGCGGGGATGGCTGCTCAGATTGCAGGACCTGCTTCAATTCTATCCTGGATATTGGGGGCCGTTGTGATTGGCCTGATTGCATTAAATTACATTGAATTAGGGACCATGTTCCCGACGAGCGGTGGGATGAGTCAATACGCCGCTTTTTCACATGGTCCGTTACTGGGGTTTGTCGCCGGTTGGTCGAATTGGTTGTCACTCCTGACGATTATTCCGATCGAAGCCGTGGCGGCGGTGCAGTACATGAGTTCCTGGCCCTGGAGTTGGGCTAATTGGACGCGGGGGTTTCTTAAAGCTGGTAATATTACCAACGAAGGATTAGTCATTGTCTTTCTCTTTATCTTGGCTTTCACCCTCTTAAACTTTTGGTCAGTCAAGTTGCTGACCCGGTTCACCAGTTTTATTTCGATGTTTAAATTATTGATTCCAACGTTGACCATTATCGTGTTGATCTGGACGGGTTTTGAGACCCAAAACTTTGCCCACGCGGCGGGGTTCATGCCAAGTGGTAGCGCGTCAATCTTCTCAGCAACCACAGCTGCGGGAATCATCTTTTCCTACAATGCCTTTCAAACGACCATTAACATGGGAAATGAAATTGAACATCCGGAGAAAAATATTTTTTGGAGCATTGTGATTGCTTTTGGTATCAGTGCCATTATTTATACGATGCTCCAGGTGGCCTTCATTGGGGCCGTTCCTGCTGGGAACCTCGCCCATGGTTGGCACGGTGTGAACTTCCAGTCGCCATTCGCAGACATTGCGATTCTATTAAACTTAGGTTGGCTGTCGACACTGCTGTATCTGGACGCATTCGTGTCGCCGTTTGGAACTGGCGTTTCCTTCGTGGCCACTACTAGTCGGGCGTTAGCTGCCATGACTGGGAGCAAGCACATGCCGACCAAATTGGGTGAAGTTAACCGCAAGTATCAGACGCCGCGGCGGGCCATGGTCGTCAACCTGTTGCTAGGGGTCGTACTGGTCGCTGGATTTCGGAATTGGAGTGCACTATCCAACGTGATTTCGACGTCTACGCTGATTGCTTACCTGACGGGGCCAGTCACGGTGACGGCGTTGCGGCGCCAAGCGCCCAACTTTATTCGGCCATTTCGCCTCCATGCGGTACACTGGTGGTCACCACTGGCATACATTTTGGCTAGTCTAGCCATTTATTGGGCTAAGTGGCCAACCACTATTGAAGTTTTTGGGGTCATTGCCCTGGGACTAGTTTTCTACGTTTATTATGAAGTACGACAACCGGCAGGCTGGTACGCTTTACGTGCAAGTCTAAAGGGAAGTCGCTGGTTACTAGCAGAAATGATCTGGCTGACGATTATGTCGTTGATCGGGAGTCATGAGTTTGGCGGTATTGGCTTTGCAGCCTATCCGTGGGACTTTGTCTTGGTAACGCTGGGGAGCTTGGGCTGTTACTATCTAGGGGTTCACGATGCCTACCACAGTGAATCCTTTGAGATTGCCGAGGAACTTAACTTACGAGTGAACGAGGAGTAGATTCAGGTGCGTCGTTGCGCTCTGGTGGCCAGGGACCTGAACCTTTAGTCAAAGGGCGGGCTTCTCGTTTGCTTTTAAGCCACAAAGGTCCGTTAGCTTAAAAGGTGCTCTGGTCTAGGTTTAGGTTAGCTAAGGACGCTAGTCAACGTCTTATGTCACACGTTTCGACTATAGATGTTCGGGACAAAAAAGGTTCTCAGACAAGTTGTCTGGGAACCTTTTTGGGCTTTATTCAGTTGAGAGTTTCTGTTCTACTGACGGCCTGTTGTTGCAACTAGTAAAGAATCATGATTAATGATAGCCATATTACTTGTGCCAGGTCCAAGGGCCATCAGTGGTTTGCGTGAAACCAGCAGCCACCAATACGACGTCGTCTAGGCGTTCGGGAGCAGTTAATTTCAGTGTCGTGAGCTGAAGCTCGTCGCGCCCAAAGTTAACTAGCCGGTCAACGATTTCTTGTTGCTCCGTCACAGGGAGTCGTTTGCCAATAAACCGAATCTGACCCTTGTGGGTGGTGAGGTCTAAGGCAGTGAAACCTGCCCAACCGACTAGCTTATGGGTCTGGCGCCGTTCGATACCCCACGTTAAGGCGGTACGGCTCATGGTATCGTGCATGGTGGTGTTGACCCATTCAGCTGTGGCCGCCAGGTCCTCGTTGGCAAGGTCGGCAACGTTCTTTAAATTGAAACGGGTGAGCCAGTCGAAACGAAATAAGGGGGTCAAGAGGGGATGATACCCTTCGAAACTAGACATGGATAGTGGGTCCTTTCAAAAAATGATTTATTCCCATTGTAACGGTCTTTGCGTGCAGTTACCAGTGACTTAATCGGTGTAGGCCAATCAGCTGTGCTATACTTAGGAGTGATATCTTGTTAAGTTGAAAGGGGCAGCACATATGACGGAAGAGTTTTATATTGGGACTTACACCAAGCGAATTAGCCGCGGAATCTACCGGGTCAGCGTTGACACGGCCACACCTAAGCTCATGGATTGCGAATGGCTGGCGTCAGCCGGAAGCCCAACTTACATTGCAAAGGCCAAAGCGCAACGGTTATACGTCATCAACAAAAAGGAAACTGATGGGACCACACACGGTGGCCTGATTATCTATGATGTTTCAGAAGAAAAGCCACGGGCAATTCAACAAGTCTTGGATATTGGGTCCTCACCAGCCTACGTGGCGGTCGACGAAGCTCGCCAATTAGTCTTTACGGCTAATTACCATACGGCTGCTGTAACGGTCTACGCCATCGCTGCCGATGGTACCCTGACGCTAACTGATAAGGTGATTGATCAAGATCCAGTCGGGCCAGCCCCAGAACAAGCTGACGGTCCACACCCTCATTTTGCAGACCTTACGCCAGACCAGCGGTTGGTCGTTTGTGATTTGGGCTCTGACAAGGTTTACCTGTATGATGTGTCAGCTGAGGGTAAACTTTCAGCTGTTAGCCAATTAGACTTACCAGCTGGTTATGGTCCCCGGCACATCGTGTTTGATGACAAAAAACACGTTGCCTACTTGGTCGGTGAATTGAGTAGTAACGTGGCTACGTTGAGCTATGATGCCGCTGCTGGCCAGTTTGCTGTTAAGGAAATTACATCAACGATCCCGGAAGATTGGACCGCTCACAACGGTGCCGCTGCCATTCGACTAAGTGCCGATGGTCGGTTCGTTTACGTGTCTAACCGGGGCAATAATTCTTTGGCAGTCTTTGCGACGGCTGAAGATGGTAGTCTGACGTTAGTTCAGCGGATTTCCACGGAAGGTGACTTCCCACGAGACTTCAACTGGACGGCTGATCAGAGCTTAGTCTTAGTGGTTAACCAAAATTCTGACAACGCCACGTTGTATCAACGGGACGCTCAGACTGGTAAATTAACGTTGGTTCAAAAGGACTTCATGGTGCCAGAAGGTGTCAGCGTCCTGCCAGCATAAACTAGAAAAATTAAGGCACAAGGTACTTAGTTGCTTTGTGGCGCATGTTTTAACGAGATGAACTGGTTGGTTAAAACGAAGAAGGTCTGGGACAAGCGTCTCAGGCCTTTTCTTATCGCCAATTTTGGCTTCTTAAAACGTGTGTTTCCCCGAGTACCAATTGTGCTAGAACGTGGTTAGGTGGTTTAACTATTAAACGATTATGCAGGGCCTTCGATTGGATTGACTGGCGATTCAGGGTATAAATGAGTAACGCTAGTTTTTGGGGATTTCAAAGAGGAGGACTGTGACATGGGGGAACGACTTTCTTTAGAACCAGCTGCGGTAGCGGTTTGTGAGGACAATAGTGCCCACCCGCGCTCGTATGAGTTGATTCCGGATGCTGGTCGGCAACTGTTAAGTGATTTTCAGGACCGGCCCATTGCTAAGGACGAGGTGACGATTGAAGATGAACCTTGTGACACTGGTGAATGGGGTATCATTAACGTTCGCTACATTCGGCCAATTGGGGCATTTGGCCGGTTGCCTGTGATCTTTTACATTCACGGTGGTGGGTGGGTCTTCGGAGACAGTCACACACATGATAAATTAATTCGTGAGTTGGCGGTTAGGACGCATTCAGTGGTCATTTTTCCAGATTATTCATTGGCGCCGGAGGCTCAGTATCCCACGGCAATTGAGCAAAATTATGCGGTTCTCTGCCAAACGGCGGCAGCCCACGGCCTGTGGGATGCTAGCCATCTGATTGTAGCTGGGGACGGCGTTGGCGGTAATTTGGCCACCGTGATGACCCTGATGGCCAAGCAGCGGAAGGGTCCCAGGATTACTGGTCAGTTGTTGTATTACCCAGTAACTGATACGGACTTCGAAACGGCTTCGTATCAAGAATTTGGTGAGGGCTACGGCTTAGCTAGCGCCGGGATGCAGTGGTTCTGGGACCAGTATGCACCTGACTCGGAAGACCGGGAGAAAAGTACGGTGGCTCCGCTAAAGGCAGATCAGTCAGAGCTGGTCGAATTACCGGCCGCCATGATTTTGACGGCAGAAGCGGATGTGACTAGAGATGAGGCCGAAGCCTATGCTTGTCGTCTTCGCCAGGTGGGGGTGGCGGTCACGCAGGTCCGGTTCCAGGGGATGGTCCATGATTTTGTCATGCTGAATGCGTTGGACAAGACGCGGGCTTGTCGGGCCGCCATGGACCTCTCGACCCAGTGGGTCATGCAACAACAACACTTGCTGGCTAACGTCTTTGACTGAAATAGTGGACACTGGTTCGTTTGCCAAATGAATTTTAAGTAAAAATCAGCTGAGGTTGCAGACAATTTATCCGCAACCTCAGCTACTTTGTTGGAAGATTAAAAGCTTCTAAAGGTCAGCTAAGTGGATTGTATTCACGATATTAACGTAAATTAAGCAATCTAGTGGAACCTTTCGCCTTACGCAGTGTTCCACTAGTTCAATTCAGTGGGTAGTGTGTGTTAAAGTAAGCCGCCATTGTCTGGAGGTGGTGTTCCAGACTGAGTCGTTTGACCACACCCAGACCGGGGAAGTGGTGCTGGGTGTGGTAGGCTGCGAGTTCTTGGGCCGCGGGTGTTTGAACACTAGTAGGTTGTTGCGGTAACCATTCAGCCAATTTGGCAACGGCTTGAAAGAACTTTTCCTTGGGATGCTTGAAGTCTGAGCGGTCGTCGGAAACGAAGCGGTGAATGCGAAGCTGCTCACCCGAAAAGTAGGTCAGATGGAGGGTGACCGCCCGGGCTGGGTAGCCGTGCTCACTGTAGTGGCCGCCACCAATGGTGTAGTCGCTGAATCCTTGATAGTGATTCTGAGTGGCTAGTTCCCAGTCATTGCTGAAAAAGCCGTCTTCAATGTCGGCATAGCTACGGTCGTGTTCCGGCAACCAAGCGTGATCAAAGAGGCTAATGGTTGGTCGCTGCAGGAGCTGCCGAATCCGAGCTTCTGGTGGGACTAACAAGTAGGTCACATTGGTTAAAATGCCAGCGTGCTGGGCTGCCAAAAGTTCGTCATATTGTCGACCAATCAGTAAAGTCTGCCGACCAGCGATTGGGGGACTAGCCACCGTGGTCGGGGTTAAAATATGACCAACGATGAGATTGGGATTATCGCGCCAACCCTGCCAGTCGTAAAGCTTTTGTTGCGTCAGCGCGTAATCGCTGACCGTAGGGTTCGCGATAAGGACCAGTGGCTGATCATGGTCCACGAAGGCGGCTACGGTTTGGGGGAGGGCCCGGATATCTCGAACGGGTTCGATAATGGGAATGATGTTACGTGGTAATATCCGTTGTTCAGCAATCTTTTTTAAGGCTAGAAGGTCGTACTGCCGACCACGAAAATAAGGGAAGTACAGCATTATGAACGCTCCTTTAGCTGTTCCTGTAAGGTGTGCAACTCTAGGTTTAAAGCATCTACCTCAGTCTGCAGGGCCGTCACAGCTGTCGATTGCGTATCCTCAATGAATTGCTCGTAAAAGTTAGCCTCCGGATCGTAAATGTCGTAGTGTTGGTGGCGCTTTTTGAGTTCTTGGTAGAGACGGTCGGTACCGTATTGCTTGAGACCGGTGGCCATGTGCTTGGCCTTGCCAACTTCACGAGCCTGTGAGGCAATAAACCGGGTGGTCAGCTGACTAGCTGGCACCTGCAAATCTTGGCGTCGTGGTGGGCGCGTCACGGTGAGATAGCCCGGTGCAACGGGAGTCTCAGTTGCAGTGGCTAAAAGTTCCTGAGCAAACGGTCGGTAAATGAGGACCCCGATGCCCGCGGGGATTTCGTCAGCCACTTCTTGGTAGAGGTCGAGTGGCAAGACGAAGTAGTTGTAGTGACCGACGAAGGAGAGCTTGGCTTTAGAATGAAAGTCACTCTTAGAGACCTTAAGTTCGTAACAACGCCATTCAATGTCGCCACTAGGCAATTCTTGGTAACTAAGCGTGTCAACGATGCCTTGCTCATCTGGCATGGTGACCTCTTCAACGGCAAAAGCACCTGCTTCTCTACAGTAATAGTAGAGGGTTTGTTCCATGGCAAGGGTCAATTTAGTTTTCATCGAATACCTCCTGGTGCCAAAAGTTCTGGATGGCTGTTGTTAGTTGTTCGGGTCGGTAGAGTCGTTGGAAATGTTGCCAGTGGCGCGGATATAGGTGCGTATAACGGGGGCTGGCAAAGCGTTGATCCATTAATAGAATGATACCTACGTCTTTGGATCCCCGAATTAACCGACCAGCAGCCTGAAAGACGTTGTTGAGGCCGGGCAACTGATAGGCAAAGGCGAATCCACGTTGGGACTGCGCATCGAAGTAGTCGCGAATTAAATCGGTCTCCGGATTGATACCAGGGAGACCGACACTCACGATGCCTACACCAATCAGACGGTCGGCCTTGAGGTCGATACCTTCGGCAAAAATACCGCCAAGCAGGGCGAATCCCACTAGCGTTTGTGCGGGGTCAGCCACAAAATTGGCAAGAAAGGCAGTACGGTCGGCCTCAGCCATTTGTGCCTCTTGAATCACAGTTTTGACGTGTGGATAGGCCAGTTGAAAGGCCTGACTTACATCGAGGAGGTAGCTACGGGAGGGCAGAAAGATGAGGTAGTTGCCCTGCTTTCCGTCGATCATGGTTTTAATGGCCAGCAGAATGTTAGCGAGATTGGCGTTACGTTGCTTATAAGTTGTTTGAATGTAGGTAGTGACCATAATGGCTTGGTGCTGTGGTTCAAAGGGTGAAGCCAATCGGTAGGCCAGACTGTCGGTGTCTCCACCCAGGACGGTTTGGTAATAGTCCATTGGTGACAGGGTGGCTGAGAAGAGAACCGCTCCATGGCCTAGTGCCAAACTATCCGCCAGAAAGGCACTGGGGTCCAAACAAAGTTCTTTCAGGGTGATGTTGCCATCGATAATTTCCAAGCGCATGCGGTAGGTTTCGTCAAAATACTCACCGATTCGTTGATAGCTGATGGCTGCAAAGTAATAGTCCAGGATGGCCTGTGTGAACGGAGTTTGTGGTTGGTCGACGAGCCAATCATGAATCGCTTCTACTAGGCGACTGAGGTCGTGATCGAAGTTTTCGGGTGGCGTGAGGAAGGTGCTGTCTGTCTGATTTTCCGCTAGCAGAGGTGCGGCCACATCGTCAAAGGTAGCGCGCAAGTCGAGGAGCCGGCGGTGCAACTTTTTGCTGGATTGGGGTAGGTCCCGACTTTGATTAATCAGGTGGTCGAGTGGTTGGCTGCTGATGGCCGCGGAGTACATTTCACGGGACCGGTTGACCAAGTTGTGGGCTTCATCAATTAGAAAAAAGTTGTTAGGATCTTCGGTGGCGAAGAAACGCTGCAGGTGGACCTGCGGATCGAAGAGGTAGTTATAATCACCGATAATGACGTCACAAAAAAGACTGGCATCTAGTTGGAATTCAAAGGGGTCCAGGGTGTGTTTACGTGCGTATTTTTCGATGACAGGGCGGGTCAGTTGGTCATTGTTCTGAATAAGATCTAGCAGCGCGGGTTTTAACCGATCATAGTAACCCAACATGTACGGGTTTTCTTCGGGCAGTAAGTCGGTTTCTTCGGGAAATTTGATTTTGTCCTTGGCAGTCAGCGTGATGCTTTTTAGTTTGAGTCCCTGTGTGGCCATCATAGCAATAGCTTCTTCAGCCACTCGACGCGTACTTTGCTTGGCAGTCAAATAAAAGATACGCTGAATCAAGCTTTCGCCGATGGCTTTGATGCTGGGGAAAAGAGTCGAAATTGTTTTACCCGTCCCAGTGGGAGCCTCGGCAAAGAGTCGTTTGCTGGTTAAAATTGTTTTGTAAACGGCGACGGCTAGCTCTCGTTGGCCTGGTCGGTAGTGGTCGAATGGGAAGGTCAACTGCTGAATGGTGGGGTCGCGCCGTGCTTGCAGATCCGAGCGGAATTTGAGCCAGGTAACGTACTCGGTGATGACCCCATCAAAGAATGTTTGGGCGTCTGATTTACTAATTATTTGGGTCTTCTGGGTGGTGGTTTCAGTATTCGTCTGAAAGTAAGTCAGGGTGAGCGTTACCGCATTTAAATCAGGCGCTTTTTCCATCAGTAAGTGCGCGTAGATCTTGACTTGAGCCCAGTAAAGGGTCAAGGTGTTCTTACTCAGCTGGTCAAAGACGGTTTCAGATGTTTTGATTTCTTCAATTTCAGCGGTGTCATCCGTGAGCGTTACGCCATCGGCGCGGCCATGTAGGAGATACGGATGGCCATTGAGCGTTAATTCTTGCTCAAGGTAGTACTCTTTTTGGTAGTTTTCGTCGCGTTGCTTCTGAAGACGACGGTGAATCTGGGCGCCTAACAGGGCGGTGTTTTGACTACCTGAGGTGTTACTCAGGTCGCCCGTTCGTAGAGTGAATTCGACTAATTCACGAACCCCCAATTTATTTGTCATACCGGCGTCTCCTCCATTTCTGGCAATATCATACCACACTTTTACCTTGGTTTGAACGCGTGTTCGTGAACCAGGAGGTCTTGTGAAAAAGAATAAATAGTCTTGGCAAATGTAACGTAAGCGCTTACAATATAGATAGAGGTGAGACGTATGAAGACGATAGGATTTCCTCTTTATCAAAGTATCCCGACGACTGAGCAGACTGATAGCTTACAGAGAGCTTGTCAACACTATCGTGGCACGGCTATTATTAAGATCAATGATGTCGAATTAGACCCCTTGAATCCAGAATTAGGACGTGAATTGGCTCGGTACGCGGGTCAGTTCGTCCAAGTTGTTACGGATGGTCCGGATGAAGCCAATCTTGCGTCAACGATTCACCAGCAACTAGTAGCCCAGAAGTTCTGTTACTGAATCCCTTGACGATGTTGGGGAATTTCACTAAGCTCAGAGTGAGTGCTGAGGAGGCGTTGTGCTTGACGCAAGAGCAAGTTGAACGGTTATGTCGGATTGCCCCTAAGTATGGACTTTACTTGGAACATCAAGGTTCAGTCATTACTAAGGTCGATGAACAAACCACAGACCTGGACACCGCAAAGTATATGCCAGATCAGTTTATCGATCTTCTCTCTCAGATGATTGCGACTAAGATGAAGGTGGATCTCTGGCAATGGCAATAAGTATGTAAACGAAAGAGCGTGCGCTAGGAGGCGATTAGCTGCCTTTCAGCGCACGTTTTAGAAATACAGCAAAAAAGGTTTGGGACAAAGTCTCAAGCCTTTTTTGCTTTGAACCTATTATAGTTGAAACGTGCGCCAACAGGCAGTCAACTTCGCTTAACCCCGATAGACCAACAATCCAAGACCAGGATTATTCGTCTATCGACGTTAATGCTCATTGACTAACCGCCTCTTGCCTCACTCTCTTTTGTTACGCTTCTTCCCAACGATCGAAATCTTTGGCGTGACTGTCTAAGTAAGCCAGGGCTTCCTTGGCCAGGGACTCACTTGCAGCGGTAAAGTCATGTTCAGTGTCTTCGCCATCAGCGTCGGCTTCATCACGAAGAAAGCCAGCAGCTAGGTCGAGGTATTTGGTTCGTCGACCAACCCCGCTGTCTTTAAATAGGTCATCTAATCCAGTTAAATCTGTTTTAGCAGCAGCTGACACCTGCTGTGCCAAGTCTTGCTTGGGCCCTAACTTGCTAGCAGCGTAGTCCATTAAGAAGTCGTTCATGTCAACAATAATGGCATGACGGGCTGCCCGTTCATTTTTCTTTGCCACTTTTGGTCACCTCTTAATTTCATTCTAGTCAATTCCGTTATATTACGCAATTAATTCCCTGAAATTAAATGATTAATCGGTTATGGGGGGTAAATATCGTGATATTAGAGAATTTATACAGAAACTGGCAACATTTACCGAAAATTTACACGATTGCGACGAATAATTTATATTCATCGCTTAGAATCAAGGTTGTAAGTTAAGGGGAGGCACCACGAGTATTGCTGCTTAGCTTACGCGTGTGGTGGTTCTACTATCTTAAAAAAGACATGGAGTGACTGAGATGAATAAGGGATCAAAATTAGCAATGGGGATTGCAACAATTAGTTTACTTTTGGTTGGTTGTGGCAAGGCAACGAGCTCAACTAGCAGCAAGAGTAGCAGTAGCAGCGAGGCTTTATCGGGGAAGGTTACCGCAGTTGGTTCAACCGCGTTACAACCATTGGCAGCCAAAGCTGGTGCTAATTTCCAATCCAAGAACAGCAAGGTTAACTTGACCGTTCAAGGTGGGGGTTCTGGGACTGGGTTAAGCCAAGTGCAAGCCGGTGCCGTATCAATCGGTAACTCAGATATCTTCGCTGAAGAAAAGGACGGAATTAAAGCCGACAAGTTAACTGACCACAAGGTCGCCGTTGTTGGGATGGCTCCCGTTGTGAACAAAGATACCGGTGTTAAGAACTTGAAGATGGCGCAATTAAAGCAAATCTTCACGGGTAAGATCACGAACTGGAAAGAAGTTGGTGGTAAGGATCAAAAGATCGTTATCGTTAACCGGGCACAAGGAAGTGGGACCCGAGCAACCTTTGAAAATGCTGTCTTGAAGGGTGCAACTGCCATCAAGTCACAAGAACAAGACTCTAACGGTGCCGTTCAAAAGATCGTTTCTTCAACACCAGGGGCCGTTAGTTACTTGGCCTTCTCATACTTCACAAACAAGTTACAAGCCGTTTCAATCGACAACGTAACGCCAACGGATAACAACGTTGAAAACAACAAATGGAAGATCTGGTCTTACGAACACATGTACACGAAGGGAACACCTGACAAGGTCACTGCTGCCTTCCTGAAGTACATGGATTCCAAGACGGTGCAAGATAGCTTAGTTAAAGACATGGGCTACATCAGTATTCACGACATGAAAGTGACGAAGGATGCTAAGGGAACTGTTACCCAAAACTAGGCACAACTTAGATTACTAGTGGTAAGTCACAGGGTGGAGGTGCGGTCGTAGCACCTTCACTTTTTTTAAGGGGGAGTCAATCTATGGAACAAACAAATTTTCAACTTAAGAAACAAGACGCCCAGTCCAACGAGTGGTCGGCACGGTTACACCATGCCACCCG belongs to Levilactobacillus yonginensis and includes:
- a CDS encoding helicase C-terminal domain-containing protein produces the protein MTNKLGVRELVEFTLRTGDLSNTSGSQNTALLGAQIHRRLQKQRDENYQKEYYLEQELTLNGHPYLLHGRADGVTLTDDTAEIEEIKTSETVFDQLSKNTLTLYWAQVKIYAHLLMEKAPDLNAVTLTLTYFQTNTETTTQKTQIISKSDAQTFFDGVITEYVTWLKFRSDLQARRDPTIQQLTFPFDHYRPGQRELAVAVYKTILTSKRLFAEAPTGTGKTISTLFPSIKAIGESLIQRIFYLTAKQSTRRVAEEAIAMMATQGLKLKSITLTAKDKIKFPEETDLLPEENPYMLGYYDRLKPALLDLIQNNDQLTRPVIEKYARKHTLDPFEFQLDASLFCDVIIGDYNYLFDPQVHLQRFFATEDPNNFFLIDEAHNLVNRSREMYSAAISSQPLDHLINQSRDLPQSSKKLHRRLLDLRATFDDVAAPLLAENQTDSTFLTPPENFDHDLSRLVEAIHDWLVDQPQTPFTQAILDYYFAAISYQRIGEYFDETYRMRLEIIDGNITLKELCLDPSAFLADSLALGHGAVLFSATLSPMDYYQTVLGGDTDSLAYRLASPFEPQHQAIMVTTYIQTTYKQRNANLANILLAIKTMIDGKQGNYLIFLPSRSYLLDVSQAFQLAYPHVKTVIQEAQMAEADRTAFLANFVADPAQTLVGFALLGGIFAEGIDLKADRLIGVGIVSVGLPGINPETDLIRDYFDAQSQRGFAFAYQLPGLNNVFQAAGRLIRGSKDVGIILLMDQRFASPRYTHLYPRHWQHFQRLYRPEQLTTAIQNFWHQEVFDEN
- a CDS encoding PTS sugar transporter, with product MKTIGFPLYQSIPTTEQTDSLQRACQHYRGTAIIKINDVELDPLNPELGRELARYAGQFVQVVTDGPDEANLASTIHQQLVAQKFCY
- a CDS encoding phosphate ABC transporter substrate-binding protein PstS family protein; the protein is MNKGSKLAMGIATISLLLVGCGKATSSTSSKSSSSSEALSGKVTAVGSTALQPLAAKAGANFQSKNSKVNLTVQGGGSGTGLSQVQAGAVSIGNSDIFAEEKDGIKADKLTDHKVAVVGMAPVVNKDTGVKNLKMAQLKQIFTGKITNWKEVGGKDQKIVIVNRAQGSGTRATFENAVLKGATAIKSQEQDSNGAVQKIVSSTPGAVSYLAFSYFTNKLQAVSIDNVTPTDNNVENNKWKIWSYEHMYTKGTPDKVTAAFLKYMDSKTVQDSLVKDMGYISIHDMKVTKDAKGTVTQN